A genomic stretch from Dehalococcoidia bacterium includes:
- a CDS encoding dienelactone hydrolase family protein, which translates to MGVTERGFEIEVAGERVPGIIWAPEGAKGPRPLLLQGHGGTQHKRTEGILARARSMVRHHGYAVIAIDAPGHGDRTTPEAQAAAQAALAERMRNRQQTRPPEEMRVMSERTRRAVPEWKATLDAAQQLDYVGEGPVGYWGVSMGTAIGVPFIASEPRIKAAVLGLAGLRPGAEEFEKDARSITIPILFVFQWHDQLVSREAGIALFDAFGSRQKTMHINPGGHTGIPAFEREAFESFFVRHLGRAES; encoded by the coding sequence ATGGGGGTAACGGAACGCGGCTTCGAGATCGAGGTCGCGGGGGAGCGGGTGCCCGGGATCATCTGGGCGCCGGAGGGGGCGAAAGGGCCGCGGCCCCTGCTCCTGCAGGGCCACGGCGGCACGCAGCACAAGCGCACGGAGGGCATCCTGGCGCGCGCCCGGAGCATGGTGAGGCATCACGGCTACGCGGTCATCGCCATCGACGCGCCCGGGCACGGCGACCGGACGACGCCGGAGGCGCAGGCCGCAGCCCAGGCCGCGCTCGCGGAGCGCATGCGCAACCGCCAGCAGACCCGGCCGCCGGAGGAAATGCGGGTGATGAGCGAGCGCACGCGCCGCGCGGTGCCCGAATGGAAGGCGACTCTGGACGCCGCCCAGCAACTCGATTACGTCGGAGAGGGGCCCGTTGGCTACTGGGGCGTGTCGATGGGCACAGCAATCGGGGTGCCGTTCATTGCCTCGGAGCCACGGATCAAGGCTGCCGTCCTCGGCCTGGCGGGCCTGCGCCCTGGCGCCGAGGAGTTCGAAAAGGACGCGCGCAGCATCACGATCCCTATCCTCTTCGTGTTCCAGTGGCACGACCAGCTGGTCTCGCGCGAGGCGGGCATCGCCTTGTTCGATGCCTTCGGCTCGCGGCAGAAGACGATGCACATCAATCCCGGCGGGCACACCGGCATCCCTGCGTTCGAGCGGGAGGCCTTCGAGAGTTTCTTCGTCCGGCACCTGGGCCGCGCCGAGAGCTAA